The following is a genomic window from Trueperaceae bacterium.
CTGGGTCTGATCTACGACGTGGAGATCGACGACGACGGCGCCGTCGACATCGACATGACCCTCACCAGCATGGGGTGCCCCGTGCAGGACATGATCCAGGCGGACGCGGAACTCGCCGCCATGAAGGTGGAGGGGGTCCGCCGGGTGAACGTCGAGTTCGTCTGGTCGCCGCCCTGGAGCACCGACAAGATGAGCGACGACGGCAAGAAGCAGATGCGCATGTTCGGCTTCGATCTGTGATCCCGGACGCCTAACGTGTGGTTCCGT
Proteins encoded in this region:
- a CDS encoding iron-sulfur cluster assembly protein, coding for MSDSPAILDKEATKAEILEALKVVRDPEIPVNVVDLGLIYDVEIDDDGAVDIDMTLTSMGCPVQDMIQADAELAAMKVEGVRRVNVEFVWSPPWSTDKMSDDGKKQMRMFGFDL